The Longimicrobium sp. genome has a segment encoding these proteins:
- the pdeM gene encoding ligase-associated DNA damage response endonuclease PdeM, producing the protein MKDLEIELCGERLVLLPERAAYRPSNRTLLVADPHFGKAAAFRAHGLAVPGGTTADTLARLTAALERTEAERLVYLGDFFHARASRAPATLDALARWRDAHPDLRITLVRGNHDRHAGDPPGELGIQCVDGPLPDAPFAYAHHPEPAPACYILAGHIHPSVTLRGIGRQRQRLPCFHFGPRVGILPAFGEFTGTADVPVSEGDRLYVVADAQVIEIT; encoded by the coding sequence TATCGCCCATCCAACCGCACGCTGCTGGTGGCGGATCCGCACTTCGGCAAGGCGGCGGCGTTCCGGGCGCACGGGCTGGCCGTCCCGGGCGGCACGACGGCGGACACGCTCGCCCGGCTGACGGCGGCGCTGGAGCGTACGGAGGCGGAGCGCCTGGTGTACCTGGGCGACTTCTTCCACGCGCGTGCCAGCCGGGCGCCCGCGACGCTGGATGCGCTCGCGCGGTGGCGGGACGCGCATCCGGATCTGCGCATCACGCTCGTACGCGGCAACCATGACCGGCACGCGGGCGACCCGCCGGGCGAGCTGGGCATCCAGTGCGTGGACGGCCCGCTCCCCGATGCGCCGTTCGCCTACGCGCACCACCCGGAGCCCGCGCCGGCGTGCTACATCCTCGCCGGGCACATCCACCCCTCCGTCACCCTGCGGGGGATCGGGCGTCAGCGTCAGCGGCTCCCCTGCTTCCACTTCGGTCCGCGGGTGGGCATCCTCCCCGCGTTCGGGGAGTTCACCGGCACCGCGGACGTGCCCGTCAGCGAAGGCGACCGGCTGTACGTGGTTGCGGACGCGCAGGTAATCGAAATCACCTGA